In Providencia sneebia DSM 19967, one DNA window encodes the following:
- the baeR gene encoding two-component system response regulator BaeR, with the protein MEQNLPRAQVLIVEDEPKLGQLLYDYLEAAGYQPSLLQRGDGVIEHVKQNQPDIMLLDLMLPGMDGLTICRELRKFCEIPIIMVTAKTEEIDRLLGLEIGADDYICKPFSPREVVARVKTILRRCQHSSLPNNKQKNQLMIDENAFQVRYGEQLLELTPVEFRLLKFMSDNPGTVFSRDQLLDILYDDHRIVTDRTIDSHVKNLRRKLELLDSEKTFIRSIYGLGYRWDEV; encoded by the coding sequence ATAGAGCAAAACTTACCTCGTGCTCAAGTATTGATTGTTGAAGATGAACCTAAATTAGGTCAGTTACTTTATGACTACCTTGAAGCCGCAGGATATCAACCATCTTTGCTACAACGCGGTGATGGGGTTATTGAACATGTCAAACAGAACCAGCCTGATATCATGCTGCTCGACCTAATGTTACCGGGCATGGATGGCTTGACGATTTGTCGAGAACTGCGCAAATTTTGTGAAATCCCCATTATTATGGTGACAGCAAAAACCGAGGAAATAGATCGACTGCTTGGGTTAGAAATTGGTGCTGATGACTATATTTGTAAGCCATTTAGCCCACGCGAAGTTGTCGCTCGAGTAAAAACGATTTTACGGCGTTGTCAGCATAGTTCATTGCCAAATAATAAACAAAAAAATCAATTAATGATTGATGAAAATGCGTTTCAAGTACGCTATGGCGAACAATTACTTGAACTGACCCCTGTAGAATTTCGTTTGCTAAAATTCATGTCAGATAATCCCGGAACAGTATTTTCTCGTGATCAACTTCTAGACATTCTCTATGATGACCACCGCATTGTGACCGATAGAACGATTGATAGCCATGTGAAAAATTTACGCCGCAAATTAGAATTACTGGATAGCGAAAAAACCTTCATTCGCTCTATTTATGGATTAGGCTATCGTTGGGATGAAGTTTAA
- a CDS encoding MdtA/MuxA family multidrug efflux RND transporter periplasmic adaptor subunit translates to MNKPKNRTTLTRSAILVAIIIAAGAGWYFYSQSNQPEADKSSQSASNRPTRPGVMPGRVLAPVQFAVAQEKVVPRYLSGLGTVQAANVVTVTSRVEGQLMSLHFIEGQHVKAGDLLAEIDPRPFKVQLAQAEGQLAKDKATLANAKLDLSRYQKLAGTNVISQQELDNQKAAVLQAEGTIKADQAAVDSAKLQLTYSRITAPISGRVGLKQVDVGNFISAGTSTPLVVITQTEPADVLFALPEGDIPAIQKAQSSGQPVIVEAWDRNNIAMITEGYLLSTDNQIDPSTGTLKIKARFTNEGQSLFPNQFVNIKMQIETLQNAVVIPTAALQMGNEGHYVWILSDDNHVTKQTVTVGMQDSQQVVIESGLAANAKVITDGVDRLTDGTRVEVVNSDTTKPSPKTQKNNKSVENA, encoded by the coding sequence ATGAACAAACCTAAAAACCGTACAACATTAACTCGTTCAGCTATTTTAGTTGCTATCATTATTGCAGCAGGCGCGGGTTGGTATTTTTACTCTCAAAGCAACCAGCCTGAAGCAGATAAAAGTAGTCAATCGGCAAGTAATCGCCCTACTCGGCCAGGAGTAATGCCCGGTCGTGTTTTAGCTCCTGTACAATTTGCTGTTGCGCAGGAAAAAGTTGTTCCTCGTTATTTATCAGGTCTTGGCACAGTGCAAGCGGCTAATGTCGTGACGGTAACAAGCCGTGTTGAAGGTCAATTGATGTCATTACATTTTATTGAAGGACAACACGTTAAAGCAGGCGATTTATTGGCTGAAATTGATCCTCGCCCATTCAAAGTGCAACTTGCCCAAGCTGAAGGTCAATTAGCGAAAGATAAAGCAACCCTTGCCAATGCAAAACTGGACTTAAGTCGCTATCAAAAATTAGCAGGAACCAACGTTATTTCGCAACAAGAGTTAGATAACCAAAAAGCCGCTGTCTTACAAGCCGAAGGAACAATTAAAGCTGACCAAGCCGCGGTCGATAGCGCTAAATTACAGTTAACTTATAGCCGCATTACCGCGCCTATTTCCGGTCGTGTCGGCTTAAAACAAGTTGATGTCGGTAATTTTATTTCAGCAGGAACTTCAACGCCGCTCGTTGTTATTACCCAGACAGAACCTGCAGATGTGTTATTTGCTCTTCCTGAAGGTGATATTCCTGCTATTCAAAAAGCCCAGTCATCCGGCCAACCCGTTATCGTCGAAGCTTGGGATCGTAATAATATTGCCATGATTACTGAAGGATATTTATTAAGCACTGATAATCAGATTGATCCATCGACGGGCACATTGAAAATAAAAGCGCGTTTTACCAATGAAGGACAAAGCTTATTTCCCAACCAATTTGTCAATATCAAAATGCAAATTGAAACCTTGCAAAATGCGGTTGTTATTCCTACCGCTGCATTACAAATGGGTAATGAAGGTCACTATGTTTGGATATTAAGTGATGATAATCATGTCACCAAACAAACTGTCACAGTTGGTATGCAAGATAGCCAACAAGTTGTGATTGAAAGTGGCCTTGCTGCAAATGCCAAAGTAATTACTGATGGTGTTGACCGACTAACCGATGGTACGCGTGTTGAGGTCGTCAATAGTGACACTACAAAACCATCCCCAAAAACACAAAAAAATAACAAGTCAGTGGAAAACGCCTAA
- a CDS encoding MdtB/MuxB family multidrug efflux RND transporter permease subunit, whose protein sequence is MQPGIQKGGGPSRLFILRPVATTLFMVAILIAGIIGYRFLPVSALPEVDYPTIQVITLYPGASPDVMTSAVTAPLERQFGQMSGLKQMSSQSSGGASVITLMFQLTLPLEVAEQEVQAAINAASNLLPSDLPYPPVYNKVNPADPPVLTLAVTSDTMPLTQVQDIIENRVAQKISQVNGVGLVTLAGGQRPAVRVSLNPQAVAAKGLDSETIRTAINNANVNSAKGSFDGPTRAVTLSANDQMKSLDDYRHLIVAFQNGAPVRLGDIATIENAAENAYLGAWANTEQAIVINVQRQPGANVIETTDTIRNILPELIETLPKSVNVEILTDRTSTIRASVNDVQFELMLAIALVVMVIYLFLRNGIATLIPGIAVPLSLVGTFAVMYFCGFSVNNLTLMALTIATGFVVDDAIVVIENISRYLEQGDKPLVAALKGAGEIGFTIISLTFSLVAVLIPLLFMGDIVGRLFREFAITLAVAILISAVVSLTLTPMMCARLLKPESEHKHNRFELVCERFFDGMIAAYAIGLKRVLNHPWLTLSVAISTLILTGLLYMWIPKGFFPLQDNGIIQGTIESRQSISFSAMAQKQAEVAEKLLADPAVDNVTTYVGVDGTNPTLNNGRIQITLKPLDDRPDRVNTIIPRLQQAADSISGVNLYLQPMQDLTIDTQLARTQYQFSLQAGSLEELALWVPQLLAELKQQPELIDVSSDWQDKGLVAYVNVDRDTASRFGITMSAIDNALYNAFGQRMISTIYTQSNQYRVILEHNTQTRDGVNALNDIRLKGTDGAIVPLNTLVNIKEGYGPLAINHQDQFPSVTFSFNLAEGASLESGVNAVKDAEARIAMPKSITTQFQGATQAFESALSSTVWLIAAAIIAMYIVLGILYESFIHPITILSTLPTAGVGALLALMMAGNELDVIAVIGIILLIGIVKKNAIMMIDFALAAEREKGMSPRDAIYQACLLRFRPILMTTMAALLGALPLMLSTGVGAELRQPLGVCMVGGLIMSQILTLFTTPVIYLLFDRLSNFVKSHRQTRQKQVL, encoded by the coding sequence ATGCAGCCCGGAATTCAAAAAGGCGGAGGTCCTTCTCGCCTCTTCATTCTACGCCCTGTCGCCACCACTTTATTTATGGTGGCAATTCTCATCGCAGGGATCATTGGTTATCGGTTTTTGCCAGTTTCGGCATTACCGGAAGTTGATTACCCAACAATTCAAGTCATTACCCTTTATCCGGGAGCAAGCCCTGATGTCATGACATCCGCGGTTACTGCCCCACTGGAAAGGCAGTTTGGTCAAATGTCAGGGTTAAAACAGATGTCATCACAAAGTTCTGGTGGTGCATCTGTCATTACGTTGATGTTCCAATTAACCTTGCCACTTGAAGTAGCAGAGCAAGAAGTTCAAGCAGCAATCAATGCGGCATCAAATCTTTTACCTTCTGATTTGCCTTACCCGCCTGTTTATAACAAAGTTAACCCAGCAGATCCGCCAGTGCTTACATTGGCAGTGACTTCCGACACAATGCCATTGACACAAGTTCAAGATATTATTGAAAACCGTGTTGCTCAAAAGATTTCGCAGGTTAATGGTGTAGGATTAGTCACCCTTGCGGGAGGCCAGCGCCCTGCGGTAAGAGTGAGTTTAAATCCTCAAGCTGTAGCCGCTAAAGGGTTAGATAGCGAAACAATTCGTACCGCTATTAATAATGCTAACGTCAACTCAGCAAAAGGGAGTTTCGACGGCCCAACACGTGCAGTCACACTTTCAGCTAATGACCAAATGAAGTCATTAGATGATTACCGCCACTTAATTGTTGCATTTCAAAATGGTGCCCCCGTTCGTCTTGGCGATATCGCAACCATTGAAAATGCAGCAGAGAATGCTTACTTAGGCGCTTGGGCAAATACTGAACAGGCTATTGTGATTAATGTTCAACGCCAACCGGGTGCGAATGTTATTGAAACAACAGATACCATACGTAATATTTTACCTGAATTAATTGAAACTCTGCCAAAATCAGTCAATGTTGAGATATTAACTGATAGAACAAGCACCATTCGCGCTTCCGTTAATGATGTGCAATTTGAGTTAATGCTGGCAATTGCACTAGTTGTTATGGTGATCTACCTCTTTTTACGTAATGGCATTGCCACACTGATCCCGGGCATTGCCGTACCCCTATCATTAGTGGGTACTTTTGCTGTGATGTATTTTTGTGGGTTTTCAGTTAATAACCTGACATTAATGGCACTTACCATTGCAACTGGCTTTGTTGTTGATGACGCCATTGTGGTTATCGAAAATATATCTCGCTATCTCGAACAAGGTGATAAGCCGTTAGTTGCTGCACTTAAAGGTGCGGGAGAAATTGGTTTTACCATCATTTCATTAACCTTCTCATTGGTTGCCGTTTTAATTCCATTGTTATTTATGGGCGATATTGTTGGGCGCTTGTTTAGGGAATTTGCCATCACTTTGGCAGTGGCTATTTTAATCTCAGCCGTGGTTTCATTGACCTTAACACCAATGATGTGCGCGCGTTTACTCAAACCAGAGTCTGAACATAAACACAACCGCTTTGAACTGGTTTGTGAACGTTTTTTTGATGGCATGATTGCAGCTTATGCTATTGGGTTAAAACGGGTATTAAATCATCCGTGGTTAACGCTAAGCGTTGCAATTAGTACATTAATTTTGACCGGATTGCTGTATATGTGGATACCAAAAGGTTTCTTCCCTTTACAAGATAATGGAATTATTCAAGGGACTATTGAAAGCCGACAATCCATCTCATTTTCAGCAATGGCGCAAAAGCAAGCCGAAGTTGCAGAGAAATTATTAGCTGATCCGGCTGTTGATAATGTCACCACTTATGTGGGTGTTGATGGAACCAATCCAACGTTAAATAATGGGCGCATTCAAATCACTTTAAAACCCTTAGATGATCGCCCTGACCGCGTCAATACGATTATTCCTCGCTTACAACAAGCTGCGGATAGTATTTCTGGTGTCAATTTATACCTACAACCAATGCAGGATTTAACCATTGATACCCAGCTTGCGCGCACCCAATATCAATTCTCTTTACAAGCAGGTTCTTTAGAGGAATTAGCACTTTGGGTTCCGCAACTATTAGCAGAATTGAAACAACAGCCCGAGCTAATTGATGTTAGCAGTGATTGGCAAGATAAAGGGCTTGTTGCTTATGTCAATGTTGATAGAGATACTGCAAGTCGTTTTGGTATTACAATGTCAGCAATTGATAACGCATTATATAATGCATTTGGCCAACGAATGATTTCGACGATTTATACGCAATCGAATCAATACCGCGTTATTCTTGAACATAATACCCAAACTCGTGATGGTGTTAATGCATTAAATGATATTCGACTCAAAGGGACGGATGGTGCAATTGTTCCACTGAATACATTAGTCAATATCAAAGAAGGTTATGGTCCTCTTGCCATTAATCACCAAGATCAGTTTCCTTCAGTTACTTTCTCATTCAACCTTGCTGAAGGGGCTTCGTTAGAATCTGGCGTCAATGCAGTCAAAGATGCAGAGGCACGCATTGCAATGCCAAAATCTATCACAACCCAATTCCAAGGCGCGACGCAAGCTTTCGAATCTGCACTGAGTAGCACTGTGTGGTTAATTGCTGCTGCAATTATTGCCATGTATATAGTATTAGGGATTTTGTATGAAAGCTTTATTCACCCAATAACTATTCTTTCAACACTACCAACAGCAGGTGTTGGGGCTTTATTAGCCTTAATGATGGCAGGGAATGAATTAGATGTCATCGCCGTCATTGGGATCATCTTATTAATCGGGATTGTGAAAAAGAATGCCATCATGATGATTGACTTTGCTCTTGCCGCTGAACGCGAAAAAGGCATGTCACCGCGTGATGCAATTTATCAGGCCTGTTTATTACGTTTTCGTCCTATTTTAATGACGACAATGGCAGCATTACTTGGTGCTTTACCATTGATGTTAAGTACGGGAGTTGGCGCCGAGCTAAGACAACCTTTAGGCGTCTGTATGGTTGGTGGACTGATTATGAGCCAAATCCTGACTCTGTTTACAACACCGGTGATTTACCTGTTATTTGACAGACTTTCTAACTTTGTCAAATCTCATCGTCAAACACGCCAAAAACAGGTCTTATGA
- the mdtC gene encoding multidrug efflux RND transporter permease subunit MdtC, which produces MKRFFALFISRPVATTLISVAITLCGALSFIFLPVAPLPQVDYPVINVTASLPGASPETMASSIATPLESSLGSIAGLSEMTSSSALGRTTITLEFNLDKDINNAAREVQAAINAAQSLLPSGMPSRPRYYKSNPSDAPIMILTLTSKTLGTGEIYDIASTRLAQRIAQIEGVSEVSVGGGSLPAVRVELNPTALFNQGVSLDQVRRAISSANVRQPQGYINNDDNRWQIQTNDELKKAEDYRPIIVHYSNANPVQLSDVATVKDSVQDVRAAGMSGGEPAVLIVIRREAGANIIETVNRIREELPEFRDMIPAAIDLKVAQDRTPTIRASLVEVERALMIAIALVILVVLLFLRSGRATLIPAIAVPVSLIGTFSAMYLCGFSLNNLSLMALTVATGFVVDDAIVVLENISRHIEKGQKTFIAAVKGVSEVGFTVVSMSISLVAVFIPLLLMDGLVGRLFREFAITLATAIGISLVISLTLTPMMCAYLLKRQVLKKDAKTKGMALFMQKIQKGYGVTLDWMLSHRKSVLAILFATIGLNIYLYISIPKTFFPEQDTGRLLGFVRADQSISFQSMKEKMQRFMKEVNADPAVDSVTGFTGGSRVNSGSMFISLNPLDERKESATDVINRLRIKLANEPGANLFMMPVQDIRVGGRQSNASYQFTLLADELNALRDWEPAIRKAIGSLPELTDVNSDKEDKGAEMAITYDRDLMAQLGIDVRAANDLLNNAFGQRQISTIYEAMNQYKVVMEVAPEYTQDVSSLDKMFVINSQGEPIPLSYFARWQPANAPLSVNHQGLSAASTISFNVADGYTLDQAISAIEKTMTSLGVPSTVRGTFAGTAQIFQETLKSQLFLIFAAIVTVYLVLGILYESYIHPLTILSTLPSAGVGALLALKMFDTPFSLIALIGIMLLIGIVKKNAIIMVDFAIQAQRNEGLNARDAIFRASLLRFRPILMTTLAAIFGALPLMLGSGDGAELRQPLGITIVGGLIMSQLLTLFTTPVVYLCFDQLRQRYSRKRNNANQVSV; this is translated from the coding sequence ATGAAACGCTTCTTTGCCTTGTTTATCAGCCGCCCCGTTGCGACAACGCTAATTAGTGTGGCAATCACACTTTGCGGTGCATTGAGCTTTATCTTTTTGCCTGTTGCACCATTACCGCAAGTTGATTACCCTGTTATAAATGTGACAGCGTCACTTCCGGGTGCTTCTCCGGAAACGATGGCATCATCCATTGCGACACCGCTTGAAAGCTCATTGGGAAGTATTGCCGGACTGAGTGAAATGACATCCAGTAGCGCACTTGGACGAACAACCATTACACTTGAGTTTAATCTCGATAAAGATATCAATAATGCAGCTCGTGAGGTACAAGCTGCCATTAATGCCGCACAAAGTTTATTACCAAGTGGCATGCCTAGTCGGCCACGTTATTACAAATCTAACCCCTCCGACGCACCTATTATGATTTTGACACTGACATCAAAAACATTAGGAACAGGTGAGATTTACGACATTGCTTCAACGCGTTTAGCACAACGCATTGCCCAAATTGAAGGTGTTAGTGAAGTTTCAGTCGGTGGTGGCTCACTGCCTGCTGTTCGAGTCGAACTCAATCCAACCGCTCTATTTAACCAAGGTGTTTCACTTGATCAGGTTCGTAGAGCCATTAGCAGCGCAAACGTGCGTCAGCCACAAGGTTATATCAATAACGATGATAATCGCTGGCAAATTCAAACGAATGATGAATTAAAAAAAGCAGAAGATTACCGCCCTATTATTGTTCATTATAGCAATGCTAATCCGGTTCAATTAAGTGATGTAGCAACAGTCAAAGATTCAGTCCAAGATGTTCGGGCTGCCGGTATGTCAGGTGGAGAACCTGCGGTATTGATTGTGATCCGCCGTGAAGCTGGTGCAAACATCATTGAAACGGTTAATCGAATTCGTGAAGAATTACCCGAATTTCGTGACATGATCCCCGCCGCGATTGATTTAAAAGTTGCTCAAGATAGAACGCCGACGATCCGCGCTTCACTTGTTGAAGTTGAACGCGCATTAATGATTGCTATCGCCTTAGTTATCTTAGTTGTTTTGTTATTTTTACGTTCTGGTCGCGCTACGCTGATCCCAGCTATTGCTGTTCCTGTTTCTCTTATTGGTACATTTTCAGCAATGTATTTATGCGGTTTTAGCTTAAATAATCTCTCATTAATGGCACTGACAGTCGCCACAGGTTTTGTCGTGGATGATGCCATTGTCGTATTGGAAAATATTTCTCGCCACATAGAGAAAGGTCAAAAGACCTTTATTGCCGCTGTAAAAGGTGTAAGTGAAGTTGGTTTTACTGTCGTTTCAATGAGCATTTCATTAGTCGCCGTTTTCATCCCATTATTATTAATGGATGGATTGGTTGGACGATTATTCCGTGAGTTTGCCATTACACTTGCAACGGCTATCGGTATTTCATTAGTCATTTCATTGACGTTAACGCCAATGATGTGTGCTTATCTGTTAAAAAGGCAAGTGCTAAAAAAAGATGCTAAAACCAAAGGTATGGCACTTTTCATGCAAAAAATTCAAAAAGGTTACGGTGTCACATTAGATTGGATGCTTTCTCATCGAAAAAGTGTCTTAGCCATTTTGTTTGCCACTATTGGTCTTAATATTTATTTATATATCTCCATTCCGAAAACTTTTTTCCCTGAACAAGATACTGGGCGTTTATTAGGATTTGTGCGCGCTGACCAAAGCATCTCATTTCAATCAATGAAAGAGAAAATGCAGCGCTTTATGAAAGAAGTCAATGCAGACCCTGCTGTTGATAGCGTGACGGGTTTCACGGGAGGAAGCCGTGTAAATAGTGGTTCTATGTTTATTTCATTAAATCCATTAGATGAACGCAAAGAAAGTGCAACAGATGTTATCAATCGCCTGCGGATAAAACTTGCCAATGAACCTGGTGCTAACTTGTTTATGATGCCAGTTCAAGATATTCGTGTAGGTGGGCGCCAATCTAACGCTAGTTATCAATTTACCTTACTTGCTGATGAACTGAATGCATTGCGTGATTGGGAGCCAGCAATACGCAAAGCAATTGGCTCTCTACCTGAATTAACAGATGTGAACTCAGATAAAGAAGATAAAGGTGCCGAGATGGCTATCACTTATGATAGAGATTTGATGGCACAATTAGGTATTGATGTCCGTGCAGCAAATGACCTACTCAATAATGCTTTTGGACAGCGCCAAATTTCAACGATTTATGAGGCAATGAACCAATATAAAGTGGTTATGGAAGTTGCACCTGAATATACTCAAGATGTCAGCTCATTAGATAAAATGTTTGTGATTAATTCACAAGGTGAACCTATTCCACTCTCCTATTTTGCACGCTGGCAGCCGGCTAATGCGCCATTGAGTGTCAATCACCAAGGGCTTTCAGCAGCGTCCACCATCTCCTTTAACGTTGCAGATGGCTACACTCTAGATCAAGCAATTTCAGCCATTGAAAAAACCATGACATCACTGGGTGTGCCATCAACAGTGAGAGGAACCTTTGCAGGAACAGCACAAATTTTCCAAGAAACATTAAAATCTCAGCTATTTTTAATATTCGCGGCCATTGTGACTGTTTATCTCGTTTTGGGAATTCTCTATGAAAGTTATATCCATCCACTGACGATTTTATCTACATTGCCTTCTGCGGGTGTAGGGGCATTATTAGCTTTGAAAATGTTTGATACGCCTTTTAGCCTTATTGCACTCATTGGCATTATGTTGCTCATCGGGATTGTAAAGAAAAATGCCATTATCATGGTCGACTTTGCTATACAAGCACAACGTAATGAGGGCTTAAATGCTCGGGACGCTATTTTCCGTGCTAGTTTATTACGTTTTCGTCCTATTTTAATGACAACTCTTGCCGCCATATTTGGTGCACTGCCGCTTATGCTAGGCAGTGGAGATGGTGCTGAATTGCGTCAACCTTTAGGGATTACCATTGTCGGTGGATTAATCATGAGCCAATTGCTGACTTTATTTACAACACCTGTTGTCTATTTATGTTTCGACCAACTTAGACAACGTTATTCGCGTAAGCGTAATAATGCTAATCAAGTCAGTGTTTGA
- the baeS gene encoding two-component system sensor histidine kinase BaeS — translation MKLKFSSVSTRLFLAIFATCXLLVVIMHQGVRMSFQHGFLDYIKENDQQRAELIAEALADQYSDTGSWQFLINDERAFFNILRSIDHHQRSLPPSKPKTWRSYFWVLDSQKKILFGRNIKIPNNVIRQPVITLDGKTVGWVIASYGDLISNEIDRRFDEQQMYTSWFIAGLSLFVALIATAFLARGFLRPIKRLLEGTNQLARGDFSTRVPEVGRDELGQLAKDFNHLASTLEKNEQMRRDYMADISHELRTPLSVLQGELEAVQDGVRKATPETINSLLAETHTLIKLVNDLHQLSLSDRGSLAYRKQHTDIIPLIMMAIEQSRWRLEEKQLTVEFDSLKQQIVNIDPDRILQLFYNLMENSLRYTDPHGKIIIRAVIENNQLAIYWEDSAPGLTVQQCSHLFERFYRAEGSRNRASGGSGLGLAICYNIVEAHNGSIQASPSPLGGVCIAIHLPIKQQENEL, via the coding sequence ATGAAACTCAAATTCAGCAGTGTCAGTACTCGACTATTCTTGGCCATTTTTGCAACCTGCCWTTTATTGGTTGTCATTATGCACCAAGGTGTTCGAATGAGCTTCCAGCATGGTTTTCTTGATTATATCAAGGAAAATGATCAACAACGTGCTGAACTCATTGCCGAGGCACTTGCTGATCAATACAGTGATACAGGAAGTTGGCAATTTTTGATTAATGATGAACGTGCCTTTTTCAATATTTTACGTAGCATTGATCACCACCAGCGCTCTTTGCCACCATCAAAGCCGAAAACATGGCGTTCCTATTTTTGGGTGCTTGATAGCCAAAAGAAAATTCTTTTCGGACGCAATATTAAAATTCCTAATAATGTGATCCGCCAACCCGTTATCACCCTAGATGGCAAAACAGTAGGTTGGGTTATCGCCAGCTATGGCGACCTCATTAGCAATGAAATTGATCGGCGGTTTGATGAACAGCAAATGTACACCAGCTGGTTTATTGCAGGCTTGTCACTCTTTGTGGCTTTAATTGCCACCGCTTTTCTTGCGCGAGGTTTTTTACGTCCAATCAAACGATTATTAGAAGGCACGAATCAATTAGCAAGAGGTGATTTTTCAACCCGTGTACCTGAAGTTGGTCGAGATGAGTTAGGTCAATTAGCTAAAGATTTTAACCATTTAGCGTCAACCTTAGAAAAAAATGAACAAATGCGCCGAGATTATATGGCGGATATTTCTCATGAACTTCGCACACCTTTATCTGTATTACAAGGTGAGCTTGAAGCTGTACAAGATGGTGTACGCAAAGCAACGCCCGAAACAATTAATTCCCTGCTTGCTGAAACACACACATTAATCAAATTAGTGAATGACTTACATCAACTCTCACTTTCTGATCGCGGTTCTTTAGCTTATCGCAAGCAACATACGGATATTATCCCATTGATTATGATGGCAATTGAGCAATCACGTTGGCGACTAGAAGAAAAACAACTTACTGTTGAGTTTGATTCACTTAAACAACAAATCGTGAATATCGATCCAGACCGTATCTTGCAGCTTTTTTATAATTTAATGGAAAATAGCCTGCGTTATACCGACCCGCATGGCAAAATTATTATTCGTGCAGTGATTGAAAATAACCAACTCGCCATTTATTGGGAAGATAGCGCTCCGGGCTTAACTGTTCAGCAATGTAGCCATTTATTTGAACGCTTCTATCGTGCTGAAGGTTCACGCAATAGAGCAAGTGGGGGTTCTGGTTTAGGTCTTGCCATTTGCTATAATATTGTTGAAGCGCATAATGGTTCAATACAAGCATCCCCTTCTCCGCTTGGAGGTGTGTGCATTGCTATCCATTTACCGATAAAACAACAGGAAAATGAGCTGTGA